One genomic segment of Ricinus communis isolate WT05 ecotype wild-type chromosome 3, ASM1957865v1, whole genome shotgun sequence includes these proteins:
- the LOC8262632 gene encoding NAC domain-containing protein 35: MAIAATMSLTANHDDNPSSNTSARKHHHHAAAAADDDDDHEHDMVMPGFRFHPTEEELVEFYLRRKVEGKRFNVELITFLDLYRYDPWELPALAAIGEKEWFFYVPRDRKYRNGDRPNRVTTSGYWKATGADRMIRSENSRSIGLKKTLVFYSGKAPKGIRTSWIMNEYRLPQHETERYQKAEISLCRVYKRAGVEDHPSLPRSLSSRASSSRGLQSDKKLQPPQLGMESFQVFGGGGQSISQQIELEKISAETDGSSSSDVTTALGLSKPANVYHPVPAISTSLGLPATIEEEAEEIFLNQSRQACSLVPNNNNNNLFTGSSSVSSNPVDDLHRLVNYQQACISQQQQQYYNTHHHQHHQQQQQQQHQHSQFSIMAPQSQSLALNMLPNSLPTAFPERLWEWNPLPEANRDQYNVNNPFK; the protein is encoded by the exons atGGCAATTGCAGCAACCATGAGCCTAACTGCCAACCATGATGACAACCCTAGCTCCAACACTAGTGCTCGtaaacatcatcatcatgctgctgctgctgctgatgatgatgatgatcacGAACATGACATGGTTATGCCTGGCTTTCGCTTCCACCCTACTGAAGAAGAACTTGTAGAGTTCTACCTTCGCCGTAAGGTTGAGGGCAAACGTTTCAACGTTGAGCTCATTACTTTCTTGGATCTTTATCGTTATGACCCTTGGGAACTTCCTG CCTTGGCTGCAATTGGAGAGAAAGAATGGTTCTTCTATGTGCCCAGAGATCGAAAATATCGGAATGGCGATCGCCCCAATCGTGTGACTACTTCTGGTTACTGGAAGGCAACGGGAGCTGACCGGATGATTAGATCTGAGAATTCCCGGTCGATTGGGTTAAAGAAAACCCTAGTTTTCTACTCTGGAAAAGCTCCTAAAGGTATAAGAACCAGCTGGATCATGAATGAATACCGCTTGCCACAGCACGAAACTGAACGATATCAGAAG GCTGAGATATCACTTTGCCGTGTGTACAAGAGAGCTGGAGTAGAAGATCACCCGTCTCTCCCTCGCTCACTTTCCTCGAGGGCTTCCTCGTCTAGAGGGCTTCAATCTGACAAGAAACTACAGCCTCCGCAACTTGGCATGGAAAGCTTTCAGGTCTTTGGAGGTGGAGGACAATCGATATCGCAGCAAATTGAGCTGGAAAAGATCAGCGCTGAAACAGATGGAAGCAGTAGTTCAGATGTCACCACTGCTTTAGGATTGTCGAAGCCGGCAAATGTATACCATCCAGTACCTGCAATTAGTACCTCACTCGGGCTACCTGCTACcatagaagaagaagcagaagaaATCTTTCTTAACCAGTCAAGACAAGCTTGCTCTTTAGTCCCtaataacaacaacaacaacctCTTCACTGGTTCATCTTCTGTCTCTTCAAATCCAGTTGATGATCTTCATAGATTAGTAAATTATCAACAAGCTTGCATTAGCCAGCAGCAGCAACAATACTACAAcactcatcatcatcaacaccatcaacaacagcagcagcaacagcaCCAACATTCACAGTTCTCCATCATGGCACCCCAATCGCAGTCATTAGCTCTCAACATGCTACCGAACTCGCTACCGACTGCCTTTCCAGAGAGATTGTGGGAGTGGAACCCATTGCCAGAAGCAAATAGAGACCAGTACAACGTTAACAATCCATTCAAGTAA
- the LOC8262672 gene encoding GTPase Der, whose translation MSHSWVRSLLVRKRHYGSSILYKSTTAYSLSTEVNNFIPTFKFSSGLLFNRASFMNDNRVVYTGWRFCQLRERWQLSRAFCSIHKNEMSELDSDDIICSELDSVVKEEKVSDEKLIDFTKIDSNLLPTVIIIGRPNVGKSALFNRLIRRREALVYNTPDDHVTRDIREGLAKLGDLRFRVLDSAGLETEATSGSILQRTTSMTANVLARTQFAIFLIDVRAGLHPLDVEVGKWLRKHAPGINPIVAMNKSESLCDGAGSIEEAADEARMLGFGDPIAISAETGLGMTTLYDSLGPLLVDYALNVLKNNCNQHSSNDATHYDSSSEVEEDSKLPMQLAIVGRPNVGKSTLLNTLLQEERVLVGPEVGLTRDSIRSQFDFQGRTIYLVDTAGWLHRTGQEKGPSSLSIVQSRKNLMRAHVVALVLDAAEIAKARRSMTHAEVVIARRAVEEGRGLVVIVNKMDLLQGKQNSKLFEKVMEAVPLEIQTVIPQVSGIPVVFISALEGRGRTAVLRQVIGTYEKWCSRLPTARLNRWLHKVMSRHSWKDQAAQPKIKYFTQVKARPPTFVAFTSGKTRLSDTDLRFLTKSLKEDFNLGGIPIRIMQRSVPKKSAGRGSKSGQSTGRMAERMLSDKRIVAA comes from the exons ATGTCTCACTCTTGGGTTAGGTCCCTTTTAGTTCGAAAGAGGCATTATGGTTCATCAATCTTATATAAAAGCACCACTGCTTACTCACTTTCAACTGAAGTTAACAACTTTATCCCAACATTCAAATTTTCGTCAG GATTGCTGTTTAATCGTGCTAGTTTTATGAATGATAATAGAGTTGTTTATACGGGTTGGAGGTTTTGTCAGTTAAGAGAAAGATGGCAGCTTTCTCGAGCGTTTTGCTCGATACATAAAAATGAGATGTCAGAGTTGGATTCTGATGATATAATATGTAGTGAGTTAGATTCTGTTGTCAAGGAGGAAAAGGTTTCGGATGAAAAATTGATTGACTTCACGAAGATTGACAGTAATTTGCTTCCCACTGTAATTATTATTGGGCGCCCAAATGTGGGAAAATCAGCCCTTTTCAATCG GTTGATTCGGAGGAGGGAGGCTCTTGTGTACAACACACCAGATGATCATGTTACTCGGGACATTAGAGAAGGCCTTGCCAAGCTGGGTGATTTGAGGTTTCGAGTGTTGGATTCAGCTGGTTTAGAAACAGAGGCAACTTCAGGGTCTATTCTGCAAAGAACAACGAGCATGACTGCTAACGTGCTTGCTAGGACTCAATTTGCAATTTTCCTGATAGATGTTAG AGCTGGACTGCACCCATTGGATGTGGAGGTTGGAAAGTGGTTGCGCAAACATGCTCCTGGAATCAATCCTATAGTAGCAATGAATAAATCTGAATCACTTTGTGATGGTGCTGGCTCTATTGAGGAGGCTGCTGATGAAGCACGTATGCTAGGATTCGGGGATCCTATTGCTATATCTGCTGAGACAGGGCTAGGTATGACAACACTCTATGACTCGCTTGGGCCTTTGCTTGTGGACTATGCGCTCAATGTCCTGAAAA ATAATTGTAACCAACACAGCAGCAATGATGCCACTCATTATGATAGCTCAAGTGAGGTTGAGGAGGACTCTAAGCTACCAATGCAGTTGGCTATTGTAGGGCGGCCCAATGTTGGAAAATCAACCTTGCTAAATACTTTGTTACAAGAGGAACGAGTGTTGGTGGGTCCAGAGGTTGGTCTGACTAGAGATTCTATTAGATCACAGTTTGACTTTCAAGGAAGAACTATTTATTTG GTTGACACTGCAGGTTGGTTGCACAGGACAGGCCAGGAGAAAGGACCGTCATCATTGAGCATAGTGCAATCCAGAAAAAATCTGATGAGGGCTCATGTGGTTGCTTTGGTACTTGATGCAGCAGAG ATTGCTAAAGCCAGACGTAGCATGACACATGCTGAAGTAGTTATAGCAAGACGGGCTGTGGAAGAAGGACGTGGATTGGTTGTCATTGTGAACAAGATGGATCTTCTGcaaggaaaacaaaattcaaagtTATTTGAGAAGGTTATGGAAGCTGTTCCCTTAGAGATTCAGACAGTTATACCGCAG GTTTCAGGTATACCTGTTGTATTTATTTCAGCATTAGAGGGTAGGGGCCGGACAGCTGTCTTGCGTCAGGTCATAGGTACATATGAAAAATGGTGCTCAAGATTACCCACAGCTCGGCTGAACCGTTGGTTGCACAAG GTTATGAGCAGACATTCTTGGAAAGATCAGGCTGCACAACCAAAGATCAAGTATTTCACCCAGGTGAAGGCCCGTCCACCAACTTTTGTTGCCTTCACAAGCGGGAAGACACGATTGTCAGATACAGATCTGAGATTCTTAACAAAGTCTTTGAAGGAAGACTTCAACTTGGGTGGTATTCCCATCCGGATCATGCAGCGGTCTGTTCCCAAAAAAAGCGCAGGTCGCGGGAGCAAAAGCGGTCAATCTACTGGCAGGATGGCTGAAAGAATGTTGTCTGATAAGAGGATTGTTGCTGCTTAA
- the LOC125369445 gene encoding uncharacterized protein LOC125369445 isoform X2 yields the protein MMVGSVLMIVSGLCKDENDYVFTFLAGLNTELDEVRSRILGKTPLPTIAQGFQKEVKDGNALNSHGVTTANARSTHGIQAGKFMASLKARRRNLVEWSVHFRLVSWIKSNLLQIRFLSPSNIYTVIQALLISGNSLFFSTKR from the exons ATGATGGTTGGGAGTGTACTAATGATAGTGTCTGGTTTATGCAAAGACGAGAATGATTATGTCTTCACATTCTTGGCAGGACTTAACACGGAGTTAGATGAGGTGCGAAGCCGAATTTTAGGGAAAACTCCTCTACCAACAATTG CTCAGGGTTTTCAAAAGGAGGTGAAGGATGGTAACGCTCTGAACAGCCATGGTGTGACCACTGCAAATGCCCGCAGCACACACGGGATACAAGCTGGAAAATTCATGGCAAGCCTCaaagcaagaagaagaaatctGGTGGAGTGGAGCGTGCACTTTAGGCTAGTGTCTTGGATCAAAAGCAATCTTCTTCAAATTCGCTTCCTTTCACCAAGTAACATATACACTGTTATACAAGCTCTTCTAATCTCAGGAAATTCCTTGTTCTTTAGCACAAAAAG GTAa
- the LOC125369445 gene encoding uncharacterized protein LOC125369445 isoform X1, whose protein sequence is MMVGSVLMIVSGLCKDENDYVFTFLAGLNTELDEVRSRILGKTPLPTIAQGFQKEVKDGNALNSHGVTTANARSTHGIQAGKFMASLKARRRNLVEWSVHFRLVSWIKSNLLQIRFLSPSNIYTVIQALLISGNSLFFSTKRI, encoded by the exons ATGATGGTTGGGAGTGTACTAATGATAGTGTCTGGTTTATGCAAAGACGAGAATGATTATGTCTTCACATTCTTGGCAGGACTTAACACGGAGTTAGATGAGGTGCGAAGCCGAATTTTAGGGAAAACTCCTCTACCAACAATTG CTCAGGGTTTTCAAAAGGAGGTGAAGGATGGTAACGCTCTGAACAGCCATGGTGTGACCACTGCAAATGCCCGCAGCACACACGGGATACAAGCTGGAAAATTCATGGCAAGCCTCaaagcaagaagaagaaatctGGTGGAGTGGAGCGTGCACTTTAGGCTAGTGTCTTGGATCAAAAGCAATCTTCTTCAAATTCGCTTCCTTTCACCAAGTAACATATACACTGTTATACAAGCTCTTCTAATCTCAGGAAATTCCTTGTTCTTTAGCACAAAAAG GATTTGA
- the LOC8262630 gene encoding putative disease resistance protein RGA1 codes for MAEAVPFGIATNILMNLGSSTFQEIGATYGVKKDLRKLENTLSTIKAALLDAEERQEKSHLVQDWIRKLKDVVYDADDVLDSFATKALSRQLDTTTAAAAAGIRIKEQVSEFFSMSNQLAFRYKMAQNIKDIRERVDDIAADMWKFNFKGRVFELGVHDKGRGQTHSFVPTSEIIGRDRNKEEIVNLLTCSSSRSNLSIVPIVGIGGSGKTTLAQLVYQDKRVVSSFEERMWVCVYKNFDVRMIASSIVKSITKIDPGNLELDQLQSCLRENLDGKRYLLVLDDVWDESYERWVCLESLLRIGAQGSKILVTTRSRKVASVMGISCPYVLEGLREDDCWALFEHMAFEGDKERVNPSLITIGKQMVRRCKGVPLAVKSLGNVMRTKTEETEWLTVQNDEIWRISFDDDEIMPALKLSYDHLPIPLRQCFAFCSIFPKEYIIQKDLLIQLWIAHGYIHSTNGNQHLEDLGDQYFKDLLARSFFQEVETDEYGHIKTFKMHDLMHGLAQVVAGTDCAIAGTDVENISERVHHVSVLQPSYSPEVAKHLLEAKSMRTLFLPDDYGFTEESAWATLISKFKCLRALDLHHSCIRQLPYTIGKLKHLRYLDLSDNGDFKSLPCFICNLYNLQTLLLSNCTSLQCLPRDLGKLISLRHLMIDGCHRLTHLPSQLGKLTSLQRLPRFIIALNKECFPGSAKLKDLNGLNQLRDELCIENLGEVKNDVFESKGSNLKGKKFLRSLNLNWGPIRGGDNEHDELLMQNLQPHSNLKKLHVEGYGAVKFSSWLSLLRGIVKITIKNCHKCQHLPPLHELRTLKFLSLQELTNLEYIDDGSSQPSSSLIFFPSLKVLSLVDLPNLKRWWRTKAAAELMSNSEIASSLLAEHQEEQPMLLPFFPRLSSLKVHHCFNLTSMPLHPYLEELYLYEVSEELLQQQRTMIITAMTMRISMMMMMMAALQSPKASSSSPSSSSSTSCSTSSSFNSSIPSHYSFSASPLSKLKSLQLVRIDDLKSLPEIWLPNLTSLELIKIEECPRLQCLPGEGFRALTSLRTLRIYRCENLKTLSQGIQYLTALEELRIKSCEKLHLSDDGMQLQDLKNLHCLELNDIPRMTSLPNWIQDIPCLLELHIEECHSLSTLPEWIGSLSSLQRLKISYISRLTSLPDSIRALAALQQLRICNCPKLSKRCRKPTGADWLKFSHVAMIKINGKWVQRLT; via the coding sequence ATGGCAGAAGCAGTTCCATTCGGTATAGCTACTAATATACTAATGAATTTGGGTTCGTCCACATTCCAAGAAATAGGAGCAACATATGGTGTGAAAAAGGACCTGCGCAAGCTGGAAAACACACTCTCAACCATTAAAGCCGCACTTCTTGATGCTGAAGAGAGGCAAGAGAAGAGCCATTTAGTGCAAGATTGGATAAGAAAGCTTAAAGATGTTGTTTATGATGCTGATGATGTATTAGATTCATTTGCAACTAAAGCTTTAAGTCGTCAACTGGACACAAcaactgctgctgctgctgctggtATAAGGATTAAAGAGCAAGTAAGTGAATTCTTTTCTATGTCTAATCAACTTGCTTTTCGTTATAAGATGGcccaaaatataaaagatatcaGGGAAAGAGTAGATGATATTGCGGCTGACATGTGGAAGTTTAACTTCAAAGGAAGAGTGTTTGAACTAGGGGTGCATGACAAGGGAAGGGGACAGACTCATTCTTTTGTACCAACATCTGAAATAATTGGTAGGGATAGGAATAAGGAGGAGATAGTGAACTTGTTAACATGTTCAAGTAGCCGTAGTAATCTTTCAATTGTTCCAATTGTTGGAATTGGTGGATCAGGCAAAACAACCCTTGCTCAATTGGTTTATCAGGATAAAAGGGTAGTCAGTTCTTTTGAAGAAAGGATGTGGGTGTGTgtctataaaaattttgatgtTAGAATGATTGCTTCTAGCATTGTTAAATCTATAACTAAAATTGATCCCGGGAACTTGGAGCTTGACCAATTGCAGTCATGTCTTAGGGAAAATTTAGATGGGAAGAGATATTTGCTTGTCTTGGATGATGTTTGGGATGAAAGCTATGAGAGATGGGTTTGTTTGGAGAGTTTGTTAAGAATTGGAGCTCAAGGAAGTAAGATTCTGGTCACTACTCGAAGTAGAAAAGTGGCCTCTGTCATGGGTATCAGCTGCCCATATGTTTTGGAAGGCCTAAGGGAAGATGATTGTTGGGCATTGTTTGAGCACATGGCGTTTGAAGGAGACAAGGAGAGAGTGAATCCAAGCCTGATAACAATCGGAAAGCAAATGGTGAGGAGATGCAAAGGAGTTCCTCTTGCCGTAAAAAGCTTGGGGAATGTAATGCGAACAAAAACAGAAGAGACTGAATGGTTGACTGTCCAAAATGATGAGATTTGGAGGATttcttttgatgatgatgaaattATGCCTGCACTCAAATTGAGTTATGATCATTTGCCAATCCCTTTAAGACAGTGTTTTGCCTTTTGTTCAATTTTCCCAAAAGAGTACATAATCCAGAAAGATTTGTTGATCCAGTTATGGATTGCTCATGGTTATATCCACTCTACAAATGGGAATCAGCATCTGGAAGATCTTGGTGATCAGTACTTTAAGGATCTATTGGCAAGGTCTTtctttcaagaagtggagacaGATGAGTATGGCCACATCAAAACATTTAAGATGCATGATCTTATGCATGGTCTTGCCCAAGTAGTTGCAGGGACAGATTGTGCTATTGCAGGAACTGATGTAGAGAATATTTCTGAAAGAGTCCATCACGTATCTGTTTTACAACCTTCTTATTCTCCGGAAGTGGCTAAGCATTTACTAGAAGCAAAGAGCATGAGGACTTTGTTTTTGCCAGATGATTATGGATTTACCGAAGAATCAGCTTGGGCAACTCTAATTTCAAAGTTTAAATGCCTACGTGCATTGGACTTGCATCATTCATGTATCAGGCAATTGCCCTATACCATAGGCAAGTTAAAGCATTTGAGATATCTTGATCTTTCTGATAATGGTGATTTCAAAAGCCTTCCCTGTTTCATATGTAATCTATATAATTTGCAAACTCTTTTGCTCTCAAATTGTACAAGTCTTCAGTGTTTACCAAGAGACCTTGGAAAACTTATTAGCCTTAGACATCTTATGATTGATGGGTGTCATAGGCTGACTCACCTGCCATCTCAGTTGGGAAAATTGACTTCACTGCAAAGGCTACCAAGGTTTATCATAGCATTGAACAAAGAATGCTTTCCAGGCAGTGCAAAGCTCAAAGACTTAAATGGCCTAAACCAGTTGAGAGATGAATTATGTATTGAAAACCTTGGAGAAGTCAAGAATGATGTATTCGAGTCCAAAGGTTCAAATTTAAAAGGGAAGAAATTCCTCCGATCCCTGAATCTAAATTGGGGGCCAATTAGAGGTggtgataatgaacatgatgaGTTATTGATGCAAAACCTGCAGCCACACTCAAATTTGAAGAAGTTGCACGTGGAAGGTTATGGAGCAGTGAAATTCTCATCTTGGCTCTCGTTGCTTAGAGGTATTGTGAAAATTACCATAAAGAATTGCCACAAGTGCCAACATCTGCCACCTCTTCATGAGCTTCGCACTCTCAAGTTCCTCAGTCTTCAAGAGTTGACAAACCTCGAGTACATAGATGATGGTAGTAGCCAGCCCTCATCATCTCTGATATTCTTCCCATCCTTGAAAGTACTCTCACTTGTTGACTTGCCTAATTTGAAGAGATGGTGGAGGACAAAAGCAGCGGCTGAGTTGATGAGCAATAGTGAAATAGCATCATCATTACTTGCTGAACACCAAGAAGAACAGCCTATGCTACTACCTTTTTTTCCTCGTCTTTCTAGCCTAAAAGTTCACCACTGCTTTAACTTGACATCCATGCCACTCCATCCTTACCTTGAAGAGCTATATCTATATGAAGTTAGTGAGGAACTTTTGCAGCAACAAAGAACGATGATAATCACTGCAATGACAATGAGGATCAgcatgatgatgatgatgatggcaGCTTTACAAAGCCCCaaagcttcttcttcttctccttcttcttcctcctccaCTTCTTGCTCCACCTCCTCCTCCTTTAACTCTTCAATACCTTCCCACTATTCCTTCTCCGCCTCTCCTCTTTCTAAATTGAAGTCTCTACAGCTGGTGAGAATCGATGACTTAAAATCTTTGCCAGAGATATGGTTGCCAAATCTCACTTCTCTCGAgcttataaaaattgaagagTGCCCTAGACTACAATGTTTGCCGGGGGAAGGTTTTAGAGCCTTAACCTCTCTCAGGACTCTAAGGATATACAGATGTGAAAATTTGAAGACTCTATCTCAGGGCATTCAGTATCTCACTGCCCTTGAGGAACTGAGAATTAAGAGCTGTGAGAAGCTTCATCTTTCAGATGATGGCATGCAGCTGCAAGACCTTAAAAACCTCCATTGTCTAGAACTCAATGACATCCCAAGGATGACGTCTCTTCCAAATTGGATTCAAGACATCCCCTGTCTACTGGAATTACATATTGAAGAATGCCATAGTTTGAGCACTTTGCCAGAGTGGATAGGCAGCCTGTCATCGCTTCAAAGacttaaaatttcatatatctcCCGATTGACTTCATTGCCAGATAGTATTCGTGCTCTTGCAGCTTTACAACAGCTCAGAATTTGCAACTGTCCCAAACTTTCAAAAAGATGCCGGAAACCCACAGGTGCTGATTGGTTAAAATTTTCCCATGTTGCAATGATCAAAATTAATGGAAAATGGGTTCAACGACTAACATGA